In Symphalangus syndactylus isolate Jambi chromosome 14, NHGRI_mSymSyn1-v2.1_pri, whole genome shotgun sequence, one DNA window encodes the following:
- the LOC134732512 gene encoding uncharacterized protein: MVQGKGLYRCHICYCPHPAVFPPLDLLDDSSNSEGRNTFHSHVNSSFRESCCKEDQSFQRCSPEDQVSTDVQHRGASSISQPSISHGHKTPYSPVTRKVNSAKASRRLSSVSSPSFSERRCSLFVGFQKRNASPYWQQSRANFDSEEDTSFTDLKSSSDHFGSFMSRRRRFLSRKLSIVSYYNSANSFDPQASGQNVFNLNEIEIFSKISSNTDAKKHNHLCS, from the exons ATGGTCCAAGGTAAAGGATTGTACAGGTGTCATATATGTTATTGTCCTCATCCAGCTGTTTTCCCACCCCTGGATTTGTTGGATGACTCCTCGAACAGTGAAGGTAGAAACACATTCCACAGCCATGTGAATTCCAGCTTCAGAGAAAG CTGCTGCAAAGAGGACCAGAGCTTCCAACGATGTTCTCCAGAAGATCAAGTTAGTACAGACGTCCAGCATCGTGGAGCCTCTTCTATTTCACAACCAAGTATATCTCATGGTCATAAAACACCTTACTCCCCTGTAACACGTAAAGTCAATTCAGCCAAAGCAAGTAGAAGGTTATCATCTGTATCAAGTCCATCTTTCTCTGAAAGAAGATGTTCTTTATTTGTTggatttcaaaaaagaaatgcttccCCTTACTGGCAACAAAGTAGAGCTAACTTTGATTCTGAAGAAGACACAAGCTTCACTGATTTAAAATCTTCCTCAGACCATTTTGGTAGCTTTATGTCCCGCAGAAGACGTTTCTTATCCCGTAAACTAAGTATAGTTTCCTATTACAACAGTGCCAATTCTTTTGATCCTCAAGCAAGTGGCCAGAATGTGTTTaatctaaatgaaattgaaatcttttctaaaatttcaagTAATACTGATGCTAAAAAACATAACCATCTCTGCTCCTGA